In a genomic window of Arachnia rubra:
- a CDS encoding SAF domain-containing protein codes for MTEPSAIPPEGVQLRARRSPRLIALGVLLIVLGALGAAALYTTATRHRQAVAMANDVVRGQEIRLTDLTIREVPGDYEAGIDPDELESLVGQRVLTDLPAGSFPARRHLGDRQFPAGNVVVGLKLGPGRMPSTTLVPGQRIQLINLAESAAVAEAQVATLPKKLDDGVTWLLDVSVSGERAAQVAALIAADQLALIALQEP; via the coding sequence GTGACCGAACCCTCCGCAATACCGCCCGAGGGAGTCCAGTTGCGTGCGCGTCGAAGCCCGCGGCTGATCGCGCTGGGGGTATTGCTCATCGTGCTGGGGGCGCTTGGGGCCGCCGCCTTGTACACGACGGCGACCAGGCACCGGCAGGCCGTCGCCATGGCGAATGACGTGGTCCGTGGCCAGGAGATCCGCCTGACCGACCTGACCATCCGCGAGGTGCCGGGCGATTATGAAGCCGGGATAGACCCGGATGAGCTGGAGAGCCTGGTGGGACAGCGGGTTCTCACCGATCTGCCCGCGGGCAGTTTCCCGGCCCGGCGGCATCTGGGAGACCGGCAGTTCCCAGCAGGCAATGTCGTCGTCGGGCTGAAACTGGGTCCCGGCAGGATGCCTAGCACGACCCTGGTGCCGGGGCAGAGGATCCAGCTGATCAACCTCGCAGAGAGTGCGGCGGTCGCCGAGGCCCAGGTCGCCACCCTGCCTAAAAAACTGGACGATGGCGTCACATGGCTGCTGGATGTCAGCGTCTCTGGTGAGCGTGCCGCCCAGGTCGCAGCCCTCATCGCCGCAGACCAGCTGGCCCTCATCGCCCTCCAGGAGCCGTGA
- a CDS encoding type II secretion system F family protein: MGALIAAGSGALAVAGVILLLTGLRRRVQPSAAGEPLSARLANRWRMITPRGRVWIGASLTAGVVTGVSTGWLAALVLIPAVLLGVPYLLSEPANPEVDKLAALDRWLRFLGPSIATGKSIRDAIITTRSQVPKALTRPVARVVARLDLGWTTSDALITMADELKSADADGVLAALAIASSRGGVGARPMLAALAENTQMRLRALREIASERAKPRAVVRQVVVITLAILAGVWLLSPGYFAPYTTPIGQLLALLLVGLYVGALLMLRRRTLPKLGARFLRGGN; this comes from the coding sequence ATGGGAGCGCTGATCGCCGCTGGGAGCGGAGCCCTCGCCGTCGCAGGGGTGATCCTGCTGTTGACGGGCCTGCGGCGCCGGGTGCAACCCTCCGCCGCAGGGGAACCGTTGTCTGCCCGGCTGGCAAATCGCTGGCGGATGATCACACCACGTGGCCGCGTCTGGATTGGAGCCTCGCTGACGGCTGGCGTCGTGACCGGCGTCAGTACCGGCTGGCTGGCAGCCCTGGTCCTGATCCCGGCTGTGCTGCTCGGCGTCCCCTACCTGCTGAGTGAGCCCGCCAACCCGGAGGTGGACAAGCTGGCGGCTCTGGACCGGTGGCTGCGTTTCCTTGGACCCTCCATAGCCACAGGAAAATCCATCCGGGACGCCATCATCACCACCCGCAGCCAGGTGCCCAAAGCCCTGACAAGGCCAGTCGCCCGGGTGGTGGCCCGGCTTGACCTGGGCTGGACCACGAGTGACGCCCTGATCACGATGGCCGATGAGCTCAAGTCCGCGGATGCCGACGGTGTGTTGGCTGCGCTGGCAATAGCCTCCTCCCGGGGCGGGGTCGGGGCCCGCCCGATGCTCGCAGCGCTAGCCGAGAACACCCAGATGCGGTTGCGGGCGCTACGCGAGATCGCCTCAGAACGCGCCAAACCCCGCGCTGTGGTGCGCCAGGTGGTGGTCATCACACTCGCGATTCTCGCCGGGGTGTGGCTGTTGTCCCCCGGATACTTCGCCCCCTATACGACACCCATCGGACAACTCCTGGCCCTGCTGCTGGTGGGGCTGTACGTGGGGGCGCTCCTGATGCTGCGGCGACGCACCCTGCCGAAACTGGGTGCACGTTTCCTGAGGGGAGGAAACTGA
- a CDS encoding LysM peptidoglycan-binding domain-containing protein has translation MKRVAAAVAAVLTLVLLLLGVPWLLVCWGRVTDLVTVDWRTALLRPDDGRITLGLLSLVGWLAWALLALTTAGELLRTVSRGRIRFSLPGTSWLRPAVALLVATALSPLFAANATPLPDGAPMAIAAPAEAQPSAPGELAPQDAQQESGSWREYRVRQGDELWDIAERELGAGERWRQLVAANPGVDIDHPPAPGRVLRLPLTITVERGDSLWQLADRHLGDPERWPELQDANQDQIQDPDEIDQGWVLTLPGADIAAAEKTSPGPPPTAGTPDQSPPSAEPSAPPGTSPPATAPASETPTASEKAESPALEDRVDLSHYLGPIGGLLAAGVITGLSLRRRGALHERAIGRRILPVPASLERFWTALGKRGTEPGSETTTPASPTAVLLGWRGEEEIWVVLEESRCLWLSGAQPEVLGATASAWTSLLCAEWSSEVDVVAVHPEESWEETVDDPRLTVLSNSEEALGQLEQLCGRRRVALSSNPLKAVRADPDRAADFTPTVFIFCDPLTAQQASRVIRAIELGDVGVSVMAPLRGRPPALGRHLDLRDQQKATLDAGDTFNPQLISGPARHALVNLFASSVNPSSEPAPWWRDDPLPLDENPLPGSRPKDPHMAAEPDSPTLLLLGEVELVACDGQRPHRAAGRCLECCAWLLSNPGATPTQMRESLMVAESTRRSNMSRLRSWLGTGPDGEHLPDAYSGRIQLADTVSSDWERFQLLLAGGVNRASESLLAEALALVRGAPLGSFEFQWSWAEQLRSDMVSMIIDAAAMLADRCMARREHETAGWAISQGIRAAGEVEPLVVRRIRLLAQAGDRAGVDRQVLQLTRAARAAGRDLGQESVLIIQEALQACRSQQRREESMVS, from the coding sequence ATGAAGCGAGTCGCAGCGGCTGTGGCCGCCGTCCTCACGCTCGTCCTGCTGTTGCTGGGTGTTCCCTGGCTGCTTGTCTGCTGGGGACGCGTGACGGATCTGGTCACGGTGGATTGGCGGACTGCTCTCCTACGCCCCGACGACGGCCGCATCACCCTGGGACTGCTGTCCCTGGTGGGCTGGCTGGCATGGGCCCTGCTGGCACTGACCACGGCTGGGGAACTGCTTCGCACCGTGTCACGGGGAAGGATCAGGTTCAGCCTGCCGGGCACCAGCTGGCTCCGCCCGGCGGTTGCCCTGCTTGTCGCCACCGCACTATCACCGCTGTTTGCAGCCAACGCCACCCCTCTTCCCGACGGCGCACCCATGGCGATCGCGGCACCGGCCGAGGCCCAGCCCAGCGCACCCGGGGAACTGGCTCCCCAGGACGCCCAGCAGGAATCCGGCAGCTGGCGTGAGTACAGGGTGCGGCAGGGCGATGAGCTCTGGGACATAGCCGAACGCGAACTCGGAGCAGGCGAACGATGGCGTCAGCTGGTGGCTGCGAACCCCGGGGTCGACATTGACCATCCACCGGCCCCGGGAAGAGTCCTGCGCCTGCCGTTGACGATCACGGTTGAGCGGGGCGATTCTCTCTGGCAGCTGGCGGATAGGCACCTCGGTGATCCCGAGCGCTGGCCTGAGCTGCAGGACGCCAACCAGGACCAGATCCAGGACCCCGACGAGATCGACCAAGGATGGGTCCTGACCCTGCCCGGAGCCGATATAGCGGCCGCGGAAAAAACGTCGCCTGGTCCTCCGCCCACCGCCGGCACACCGGATCAGAGCCCACCCTCCGCTGAGCCGTCAGCACCGCCGGGGACCTCTCCGCCAGCAACCGCCCCAGCCTCCGAAACTCCCACAGCCTCCGAGAAGGCGGAATCGCCAGCGCTGGAGGATCGCGTCGATCTGTCCCATTACCTCGGGCCAATTGGCGGGCTGCTGGCAGCTGGTGTCATCACGGGCCTGTCGCTTCGGCGCCGGGGCGCCCTGCATGAACGTGCCATAGGGCGCCGCATCCTCCCCGTGCCGGCCTCTCTGGAACGGTTCTGGACCGCCCTGGGAAAGCGTGGCACCGAACCCGGCTCCGAGACCACCACTCCGGCATCGCCTACCGCAGTACTGCTGGGCTGGCGCGGCGAGGAGGAGATCTGGGTCGTCCTGGAGGAAAGCCGCTGTCTCTGGCTGTCCGGAGCCCAGCCAGAAGTCCTTGGCGCGACGGCCAGCGCTTGGACCAGCCTGCTCTGCGCGGAGTGGTCATCTGAGGTGGATGTGGTCGCTGTGCATCCCGAGGAATCCTGGGAGGAGACCGTCGACGATCCCCGCCTCACGGTGCTCTCCAACTCCGAAGAGGCCCTCGGGCAGTTGGAACAGCTTTGCGGCAGACGCAGGGTCGCACTCAGCTCGAATCCCCTCAAGGCCGTTCGCGCAGACCCCGACCGGGCTGCGGACTTCACCCCCACGGTGTTCATCTTCTGCGATCCCCTGACAGCGCAGCAGGCCAGCCGGGTCATCCGGGCAATTGAACTCGGCGATGTGGGCGTCAGCGTGATGGCTCCGCTGCGGGGACGGCCACCTGCGCTAGGCCGTCATCTCGATCTCAGGGATCAGCAGAAGGCAACGCTGGATGCGGGAGACACCTTCAACCCACAGCTCATCTCCGGACCTGCCCGGCATGCCCTGGTCAATCTGTTCGCCTCTTCAGTCAACCCCAGCTCGGAGCCCGCCCCATGGTGGCGCGACGATCCCCTTCCCCTCGATGAGAACCCGCTGCCCGGCAGCCGACCCAAGGATCCGCACATGGCCGCCGAACCTGATTCCCCGACACTGCTTCTCCTAGGGGAGGTGGAGCTGGTGGCATGCGACGGGCAACGACCCCATAGGGCAGCAGGACGCTGCCTTGAATGCTGTGCTTGGTTGTTGTCCAATCCCGGGGCGACCCCCACGCAGATGCGCGAGTCGCTGATGGTCGCCGAGAGCACCAGGCGTTCCAATATGTCGCGGCTGCGCAGTTGGCTGGGCACCGGCCCAGACGGAGAGCACCTGCCAGATGCCTATTCCGGACGCATCCAGCTGGCCGACACCGTCTCGAGCGACTGGGAGAGGTTCCAGTTGTTGCTCGCCGGCGGCGTCAACCGTGCAAGCGAGTCGCTGCTTGCTGAGGCACTCGCGCTGGTGAGGGGAGCGCCGCTGGGAAGCTTCGAGTTCCAATGGAGCTGGGCGGAGCAGCTGCGCAGCGACATGGTGAGCATGATCATCGACGCCGCTGCGATGCTGGCGGACCGCTGTATGGCGCGACGGGAACACGAGACCGCGGGTTGGGCCATCTCCCAGGGAATCCGCGCTGCCGGCGAGGTGGAGCCGCTGGTGGTGCGG
- a CDS encoding CpaF family protein, translated as MTSDASKPLSLSGAFAALATSDWHPSAAPRHRFLDEDLPPSPDIDWQLVVSLRRQAAEQIGQASEQWLTEHGTVMPEDDRKARGRAIIRGVVHAHAERLSSEGAALWPMELESSYAEAVTQAIFGYGRLSPVLSIPEAENIEITGWDSVMIQYGDGRREEHPPVADSDEELIEAVRFLGETANPPRPFDDAHPTMTVALGSRFRLHAIGFGLSHRPSVIIRQHTLTSVNLRELTDTGMLPVPLARLLAQAVLARKSIVISGDQGAGKTTLLRALIAEIPPTERFGTLETDYELLTHLQPGRRNMLALQAKMGLGEQQGDRHIGEWSVADLIPEALRQNLSRLVVGEVRGAEAGAMFEAMQAGAGTLSTTHSHSATSTIDRLAARVALGGVLTVEEAMRQIAHNINFIIHVTLQDDTWRGGTRRRFVSEVRQLTGVIENNRPTTHLVYRAGPSPLFQPEAGMSAELAAFQETSWER; from the coding sequence ATGACCAGCGATGCTTCCAAGCCACTCAGCCTGTCGGGGGCGTTCGCAGCCCTGGCCACCTCTGATTGGCATCCGTCGGCAGCACCTCGTCACCGGTTCTTGGATGAAGACCTGCCGCCCAGCCCCGACATCGACTGGCAGCTTGTGGTCTCGCTGCGCAGGCAGGCAGCCGAGCAGATCGGGCAGGCGAGCGAGCAGTGGCTCACGGAACACGGCACCGTGATGCCTGAGGACGACCGGAAGGCGAGAGGCAGGGCCATCATCCGTGGGGTCGTGCACGCCCATGCCGAACGCCTCAGCAGCGAGGGGGCAGCGCTGTGGCCCATGGAGCTGGAAAGCAGCTACGCCGAGGCAGTGACGCAGGCGATCTTTGGGTATGGGAGGCTCAGCCCGGTCCTCAGCATTCCGGAAGCTGAGAATATCGAGATCACTGGCTGGGACTCGGTGATGATCCAGTACGGCGACGGGCGCAGGGAGGAGCACCCGCCTGTGGCCGACTCCGACGAGGAGCTGATCGAGGCGGTGCGGTTCCTGGGTGAGACGGCGAATCCGCCACGTCCCTTTGATGACGCCCACCCGACGATGACCGTGGCACTCGGAAGCCGGTTCCGCCTGCACGCCATCGGGTTCGGGCTGAGTCATCGTCCCTCCGTCATCATCCGGCAGCACACACTGACCTCCGTGAACCTGAGGGAGCTGACCGACACGGGCATGCTGCCGGTGCCGCTGGCCCGCCTGCTCGCACAGGCGGTGCTGGCCCGCAAGTCGATCGTGATCTCCGGTGACCAGGGCGCGGGGAAGACCACCCTGCTACGTGCCTTGATCGCGGAGATCCCTCCGACAGAGCGTTTCGGGACCCTGGAAACCGACTACGAGCTGCTGACCCACCTACAGCCTGGACGCCGTAACATGCTGGCGCTCCAGGCGAAGATGGGGCTCGGAGAGCAGCAGGGCGACCGGCATATCGGGGAGTGGAGTGTGGCCGATCTCATCCCTGAGGCGCTGCGCCAGAACCTGTCCCGGCTGGTCGTGGGCGAGGTCCGGGGCGCCGAGGCAGGCGCCATGTTCGAGGCGATGCAGGCGGGCGCCGGCACTCTGTCCACCACCCATTCGCATTCCGCCACCTCGACCATCGACCGGCTGGCGGCCCGCGTCGCCCTGGGCGGGGTCCTGACCGTCGAGGAGGCGATGCGGCAGATCGCCCACAACATCAACTTCATCATCCATGTGACGTTGCAGGACGACACCTGGCGCGGTGGGACCCGGCGACGTTTCGTCAGTGAGGTGCGACAGCTCACGGGGGTCATCGAGAACAACCGCCCCACCACCCATCTCGTGTACCGGGCTGGCCCGTCTCCGCTGTTCCAGCCGGAGGCGGGAATGTCAGCGGAGCTGGCTGCCTTCCAGGAGACGTCATGGGAGCGCTGA
- a CDS encoding magnesium transporter CorA family protein yields the protein MGLMGSLMLAGMVIGAGVLLIVIGTLRSPVRLADALAVLDGTTPTPREEKPERHGLEAVGSWLQSTLHLPVSRRQQRLLLLSGRSVADFFAEKLVLLIAGMLAPVVWLVMQVLLGSPATPMPLILSPLLGVGGYFLTDLRLSKASRHVRRSTAESVHTFFDLVALERLANASATQAVTQAATISDAPLFRRMAAGLERCRLEQTTPWRELHSIADEWDLPELGDFADIMRLEEQGAALAETLQARVRELREAHLSQQRTRAQEDTEALTIWMTLPALILGLTFIIPPLFILVGR from the coding sequence ATGGGACTCATGGGTTCCCTGATGCTGGCGGGGATGGTGATAGGCGCCGGGGTCCTGCTGATCGTCATCGGCACGTTGCGCTCACCTGTGCGACTGGCCGATGCCCTGGCGGTCCTGGATGGCACAACCCCCACACCACGAGAGGAAAAACCTGAAAGGCATGGGCTTGAAGCGGTCGGCAGCTGGTTGCAGTCCACATTGCATCTCCCAGTAAGCCGGAGACAGCAGCGGCTTCTTCTGCTGTCGGGACGGAGCGTCGCTGACTTCTTCGCGGAGAAGCTGGTGCTGCTGATAGCGGGAATGCTGGCTCCGGTGGTCTGGCTCGTCATGCAGGTTCTCCTGGGAAGCCCGGCCACTCCCATGCCCCTCATTCTGAGCCCACTGCTTGGAGTGGGAGGCTACTTCCTGACGGATCTGAGACTTTCCAAAGCCTCCCGGCACGTGCGCAGGAGCACCGCCGAATCTGTCCATACCTTCTTCGACCTGGTGGCGCTGGAGCGACTGGCGAATGCGTCCGCCACCCAGGCGGTCACCCAGGCTGCGACGATCTCGGATGCGCCGCTGTTCCGCCGCATGGCGGCAGGCCTGGAGAGATGCCGCCTGGAGCAGACCACGCCCTGGCGTGAACTACACAGCATCGCTGACGAGTGGGATCTGCCGGAGCTGGGCGATTTCGCCGACATCATGCGCCTGGAGGAACAGGGCGCGGCTTTGGCGGAGACCCTGCAGGCCAGGGTTCGGGAGTTGCGGGAAGCCCATCTCTCGCAGCAGCGAACCAGGGCGCAGGAGGACACCGAGGCCCTGACGATATGGATGACCCTGCCAGCGCTGATCCTGGGCCTGACGTTCATCATCCCGCCGTTGTTCATTCTCGTGGGTCGTTGA